From the Maioricimonas rarisocia genome, one window contains:
- a CDS encoding DUF6797 domain-containing protein, whose product MRCHLLFLLPALCASIVSAADPPPGLEKAPGLIERARPKTDGHWGEEAVGFRWEEVDSRDARWNDMETGPFMTSALAVPGEMITKALSIRLGPGRDAAVCYDLKTMKLGCGWTGGFLNYTPARYGLIAPPKIAGKVRFDTPEGPAWGSSAVEYNGLHLHGNRVVLSYAVDGVDVLDSPWFHSSDEKESLFLRTLQVAASDKPLTLTVANPETPVAIIVSSNAVTLTSEPDQPVFVTIAPRKETVRFTLVIAGSGQAQNLDQLVASLDGPDNLDQRTEPGPPLWDQPVVTKGQVSPRTEAYVVDTVSLPFENPWKALMFVGGHDFFSQPGRAALCTAHGDVWLIDGLDEDFDRIQWRRFATGLFQPLGLKIVDDTIYVLGRDQITRLHDRDGNGEADFYECFNNDAETSAGGHDYSTCLETDPAGNFYYISHRGVHRVSADGSTYETIATGFRNSNGMSVGPDGTITAAPQEGNWTPVSAVFEVREGGYYGFGGPKVTPDRPLGYDPPICWIPRLLDNSTGGQVWVTSDRWGPLEGQLLNLSFGQCRMLLTLREQVGDVTQGGSIAFPLHFDSGVMRGRFSPHDGQLYVSGLRGWVSAAVQDGCLQRVRYTGAPVDLPTGVTTYANGIALTFASPLDPDTAEDPGRFAVQQWNYRYSSAYGSPELSVADQQQEGRDDVEVISATLLDDRTVFLEISDVQPVMQMGIRYALRAADGTSIRDTYYHTINAVRPDGIDPARLTRNAPQGRLTQQITDSLQPGFLWKFRPLTGTTEFADARASRLVTLSASTADSVTPFIEPGPFEARGSGYIRMPLPAAATFRVEGRGSIRLRINDQDVLGGRGEDLSLIARRTVQLNGGYNRIEVDYLSPQEGQARLRLLWESEDHPLEPVPPTVLFHAGDDPLLVESDQLRSGRELFAVKRCHRCHAMPVRPSGDRTMHELSLAAPRLDDLGKRLHPHWIAAWLTNPPALRNRTTMPHVLSSDAATARQQALDLAAWLTGGTIGSGEDVASASRSVTEDGEILFEDLGCIACHRFTPPDEDDDFDRVSLAFAAAKLQPGALVAFLQQPHRHFRTSPMPDFALSAEEATALAAFIRSESEGELPEWSADAAGNSERGRELFVSLKCAACHGTPDSDSRRDSSAEVTSVAVVPVAGWPQSQRGCLGEPASATHKGPRYRFTDDERIALNRFLETGGRSLLQPAVHEAAARTIRRLRCTACHDRDASRAIRGPVIIEEGSRGIPPERLPSLTWAGDKLHSDWLHKQFTGELPQRTRTWLTARMPAFPADATVLTEGLAAQHGLADSSAEPPAAEPSLIETGKRLTARDALDCRQCHGVGPLEPRGDDRTKIAPGINFKLIRQRVRPDFYTLFVLDPPRYDIGTKMPKLTTDGRTTRVTGILDGDARKQFEALWQYIHHFDHEAGDKPDSP is encoded by the coding sequence CGCTGCCACCTGCTGTTCCTGCTTCCGGCCCTCTGTGCGTCGATCGTCTCGGCTGCCGATCCGCCTCCCGGTCTGGAGAAAGCTCCCGGCCTCATCGAACGGGCCCGTCCGAAGACCGACGGCCACTGGGGTGAAGAAGCGGTCGGTTTCCGCTGGGAAGAAGTCGACTCCCGCGACGCCCGCTGGAACGATATGGAGACCGGACCCTTCATGACGTCCGCGCTGGCCGTCCCCGGCGAAATGATCACGAAGGCCCTTTCGATCCGCCTCGGCCCCGGTCGCGACGCCGCCGTCTGCTACGACCTGAAGACGATGAAGCTCGGCTGTGGCTGGACCGGCGGCTTCCTCAACTACACGCCGGCGCGCTACGGCCTCATCGCTCCCCCGAAGATCGCCGGCAAGGTCCGCTTCGACACGCCCGAAGGCCCCGCCTGGGGCAGCTCTGCCGTCGAGTACAACGGCCTGCATCTGCATGGAAACCGGGTCGTCCTGTCGTATGCGGTTGACGGCGTTGACGTTCTCGACTCTCCGTGGTTCCACAGCAGCGACGAGAAGGAATCGCTGTTTCTCCGCACGCTCCAGGTCGCCGCGTCCGACAAACCGCTCACGCTCACCGTTGCGAACCCGGAAACTCCGGTGGCGATCATTGTCAGCAGCAACGCCGTCACCCTCACCAGCGAACCCGACCAACCGGTCTTCGTCACGATTGCTCCACGAAAAGAAACGGTCCGCTTCACACTCGTTATCGCCGGAAGCGGGCAGGCGCAGAACCTCGACCAGCTCGTGGCCAGCCTCGACGGACCGGACAACCTCGACCAGCGGACTGAACCCGGACCGCCACTCTGGGATCAGCCGGTCGTCACAAAGGGGCAGGTCAGCCCCCGTACCGAAGCCTACGTCGTCGACACCGTCTCGCTTCCCTTTGAGAATCCCTGGAAGGCCCTGATGTTCGTCGGCGGCCACGACTTCTTCTCACAGCCTGGACGTGCGGCCCTCTGTACCGCGCACGGCGACGTCTGGCTGATCGACGGCCTCGACGAAGACTTCGACCGCATCCAGTGGCGGCGGTTCGCCACCGGACTGTTCCAGCCGCTCGGCCTGAAAATCGTCGACGACACCATCTACGTGCTCGGTCGCGACCAGATCACGCGGCTGCACGACCGGGACGGCAACGGCGAGGCCGACTTCTACGAATGCTTCAACAACGATGCCGAGACGTCTGCCGGAGGACACGATTACTCCACCTGTCTCGAAACCGATCCTGCAGGCAACTTCTACTACATCAGCCATCGCGGCGTGCATCGCGTATCGGCCGACGGCTCCACGTACGAAACGATCGCCACCGGCTTCCGGAACTCCAACGGTATGTCGGTCGGGCCGGACGGCACCATCACCGCTGCTCCCCAGGAAGGAAACTGGACCCCTGTCTCGGCCGTCTTTGAAGTCAGGGAAGGAGGCTACTACGGCTTCGGCGGACCAAAGGTCACGCCCGATCGACCGCTCGGCTACGACCCGCCGATCTGCTGGATTCCCCGACTGCTCGACAACTCGACCGGCGGACAGGTCTGGGTCACCAGCGACCGCTGGGGCCCTCTCGAAGGCCAGTTGCTCAACCTCTCCTTCGGCCAGTGCCGCATGTTGCTCACGCTCCGCGAACAGGTTGGCGACGTGACGCAGGGAGGCAGCATTGCCTTCCCGCTTCACTTCGACTCCGGCGTGATGCGGGGACGCTTCAGCCCCCACGACGGTCAGCTCTATGTCTCCGGACTCCGCGGGTGGGTCAGCGCCGCCGTCCAGGACGGTTGCCTGCAGCGCGTCCGCTACACCGGTGCGCCGGTTGACCTGCCGACGGGAGTGACCACGTACGCGAACGGCATCGCCCTCACGTTCGCCTCCCCCCTCGATCCGGACACGGCCGAAGACCCCGGACGCTTCGCCGTCCAGCAGTGGAACTACCGCTACTCCTCCGCCTACGGCTCACCCGAACTGAGTGTCGCCGATCAACAGCAGGAAGGTCGCGACGATGTCGAAGTGATCTCTGCCACTCTGCTCGACGACCGGACCGTCTTCCTCGAAATCAGCGACGTGCAGCCGGTCATGCAGATGGGCATCCGCTATGCCCTTCGGGCTGCCGACGGCACATCCATCCGGGATACGTACTACCACACGATTAACGCCGTCCGCCCCGACGGCATCGATCCCGCACGACTCACCCGCAACGCCCCGCAAGGCCGCCTCACGCAGCAGATCACCGACAGTCTGCAGCCCGGTTTCCTGTGGAAGTTCCGCCCCCTCACCGGCACAACGGAGTTCGCCGACGCCCGCGCTTCGCGTCTCGTTACGCTCAGTGCCAGCACCGCCGACAGCGTCACTCCGTTCATCGAGCCTGGTCCGTTCGAAGCCCGCGGGTCCGGCTACATCAGAATGCCGCTTCCCGCCGCGGCCACGTTTCGCGTCGAAGGCCGGGGCAGCATCCGCCTGCGAATCAACGATCAGGATGTCCTCGGCGGACGGGGAGAGGATCTCTCGCTCATCGCCCGGCGAACGGTCCAGCTTAACGGTGGCTACAATCGCATCGAGGTCGACTACCTCAGCCCACAGGAGGGCCAGGCCCGCTTGCGACTGCTCTGGGAAAGCGAAGATCACCCCCTCGAACCGGTTCCCCCAACCGTCCTGTTCCACGCCGGCGACGATCCCCTGCTGGTCGAGTCAGATCAGCTCCGCAGCGGCCGCGAACTGTTCGCCGTGAAGCGGTGCCACCGCTGCCACGCAATGCCGGTCCGGCCCTCAGGCGACCGGACGATGCACGAGCTCTCCCTCGCAGCACCACGACTGGACGATCTGGGAAAACGACTTCACCCGCACTGGATCGCCGCCTGGCTGACCAATCCCCCTGCCCTTCGCAACCGCACGACGATGCCGCACGTGTTGTCCAGCGATGCCGCCACCGCCCGGCAGCAGGCACTCGATCTCGCGGCCTGGCTGACCGGCGGCACGATCGGCAGTGGTGAAGACGTTGCCTCCGCAAGCCGTTCCGTCACTGAAGACGGAGAAATCCTGTTCGAGGACCTCGGCTGCATTGCCTGTCATCGCTTCACACCTCCCGACGAGGACGACGACTTCGACCGCGTCTCCCTCGCCTTCGCGGCCGCGAAGCTCCAGCCGGGCGCTCTGGTCGCGTTTCTCCAGCAGCCGCACCGGCACTTCCGCACCAGCCCGATGCCGGACTTTGCGCTCTCAGCCGAGGAGGCCACGGCACTGGCCGCCTTCATCCGCTCAGAGTCTGAAGGCGAGCTGCCGGAGTGGTCAGCCGACGCGGCCGGCAACAGCGAGCGGGGACGCGAACTGTTCGTCTCGCTGAAGTGTGCCGCCTGCCACGGCACGCCTGACAGCGACAGTCGACGTGACAGTTCAGCTGAAGTCACAAGCGTCGCCGTCGTGCCGGTCGCCGGTTGGCCGCAGTCGCAGCGGGGATGTCTTGGCGAACCTGCCTCCGCGACACACAAGGGCCCGCGATACCGCTTCACGGACGACGAACGCATCGCCCTGAACCGGTTCCTCGAGACCGGCGGCCGCTCTCTCTTGCAGCCTGCCGTGCACGAAGCCGCCGCGCGCACCATCCGCCGCCTCCGCTGCACCGCCTGCCACGATCGCGATGCATCACGGGCGATCCGCGGCCCGGTCATCATCGAAGAAGGCAGCCGGGGCATTCCGCCCGAGCGACTTCCCTCACTCACCTGGGCCGGCGACAAGCTCCACAGCGACTGGCTTCACAAGCAGTTCACCGGTGAACTTCCGCAGCGCACGCGGACGTGGCTGACGGCACGGATGCCCGCGTTCCCGGCCGACGCCACCGTCCTGACCGAAGGGCTCGCCGCCCAGCATGGTCTCGCCGACAGCTCCGCGGAGCCACCGGCTGCGGAGCCTTCCCTCATTGAAACGGGCAAGCGTCTTACGGCACGGGACGCACTCGACTGCCGCCAGTGCCACGGCGTCGGACCGCTCGAACCCCGGGGCGACGACCGGACGAAGATCGCGCCCGGCATCAACTTCAAGCTGATCCGGCAGCGGGTTCGCCCTGACTTCTACACCCTCTTCGTCCTCGATCCGCCCCGGTATGACATCGGGACAAAGATGCCGAAACTGACCACCGACGGCCGCACAACCCGTGTGACCGGCATCCTCGACGGCGACGCCCGCAAACAGTTCGAGGCCCTCTGGCAGTACATCCACCACTTTGACCACGAAGCCGGAGACAAACCCGACAGTCCCTGA
- a CDS encoding GH3 auxin-responsive promoter family protein, which yields MFRHLRYACGAPVRYRMLRQAQAFASATIDCRTSQRNVLAELLKLNAGSRFSRDFGLDRVATVDDFRRALPVANYERARPYIEDLKRGESSALLGPGNPLLMFSLTSGTTSDSKFIPITGRFLRDYRRGWQIWGIRAYTAHRRLQLLQMVQLASDHDKFRTPSGTPCGNISGLVQQMQCFTVRSYYSIPPQVVKVGDPEAKYYAALRFALADRHIGLLMTANPSTLVHLAQLADRHKESLIRDIHDGTLSRFEDAAGPAALQLARKARRRQRSRAKELDRIVQQSGRLLPRDAWPHLNLLAVWLGGSAGAYRHRVREFYGDVPCRDHGLSASEGRMTIPLEDETSSGVLDVTTHFFEFIPEAEIDSDDPTVLEAHELEEGQNYFILLTTASGLYRYDIHDVVRCTGFAGTTPMLEFLHKGAHIASVTGEKLTESQVARAVADSASGLRAPLGLFTLAPVWGDPPHYRLMTELDPGTQEEDLREVVETIDGRLRDLNCEYREKQETGRLGGMQLTPLPPGTWERYARQRQAGPGGSVEQYKHPALSPKMTFHDEVIDRFAAPPVAVETAGRQSV from the coding sequence ATGTTCCGACATCTCCGCTATGCCTGTGGCGCTCCGGTCCGCTACCGGATGCTCAGGCAGGCCCAGGCGTTTGCCTCTGCAACGATCGACTGCCGAACCTCGCAGCGAAACGTCCTTGCAGAACTGTTGAAGCTGAACGCCGGCAGCCGCTTCTCACGCGATTTCGGGCTCGATCGCGTCGCGACCGTCGATGATTTCCGCCGCGCTCTTCCGGTTGCCAATTACGAGCGCGCGCGTCCCTACATCGAAGACCTCAAGCGGGGCGAATCCTCCGCCCTGCTCGGCCCGGGCAACCCGCTGCTGATGTTCTCGCTGACCAGCGGGACGACCAGCGACTCCAAGTTCATCCCGATCACCGGGCGGTTTCTCAGAGACTACCGCCGTGGGTGGCAGATCTGGGGCATCCGGGCCTACACCGCGCATCGCCGCCTGCAGCTGCTGCAGATGGTCCAGCTCGCCAGCGACCACGACAAGTTCCGCACCCCTTCCGGAACGCCCTGCGGCAACATCAGCGGGCTGGTGCAGCAGATGCAGTGCTTCACCGTTCGCTCCTACTACTCGATTCCTCCGCAGGTCGTCAAAGTCGGCGATCCCGAGGCGAAGTATTACGCCGCCCTCCGCTTTGCCCTCGCCGACCGGCATATCGGGCTGTTGATGACCGCCAACCCGAGCACACTCGTGCACCTGGCACAGCTCGCCGACCGGCACAAGGAATCGCTCATTCGCGACATCCACGACGGCACGCTCTCCCGCTTTGAAGACGCCGCCGGCCCTGCCGCCCTCCAGTTGGCCCGCAAGGCACGTCGACGGCAGCGCAGCCGCGCGAAAGAACTGGACCGCATCGTCCAGCAGTCCGGACGCCTGCTCCCCCGCGACGCCTGGCCCCACCTCAACCTGCTGGCTGTCTGGCTTGGTGGTTCCGCGGGCGCGTACCGGCACCGGGTCCGCGAGTTCTACGGCGACGTCCCCTGCCGCGACCACGGTCTGTCCGCTTCGGAAGGACGCATGACCATTCCGCTGGAAGATGAAACGTCCAGTGGTGTGCTGGATGTGACGACCCACTTCTTCGAGTTCATCCCCGAAGCCGAGATCGACTCCGACGATCCGACCGTCCTCGAAGCACACGAACTCGAGGAGGGGCAGAACTACTTCATCCTCCTCACGACTGCCTCAGGACTGTACCGCTACGACATTCACGACGTCGTCCGCTGTACCGGTTTCGCCGGCACCACGCCGATGCTCGAGTTCCTGCACAAGGGGGCTCACATCGCGTCCGTAACTGGCGAGAAATTGACCGAATCCCAGGTGGCCAGAGCGGTTGCGGATTCCGCAAGCGGATTGCGCGCACCCCTCGGCCTGTTCACGCTCGCTCCGGTCTGGGGCGATCCACCCCACTACCGGTTGATGACGGAACTCGATCCCGGCACGCAGGAAGAGGATCTCCGCGAAGTCGTCGAAACGATCGACGGCCGCCTTCGTGATCTCAACTGCGAGTACCGCGAGAAGCAGGAAACCGGCCGGCTGGGAGGGATGCAGCTCACCCCGCTCCCTCCCGGAACCTGGGAGCGGTATGCCCGCCAGCGACAGGCCGGGCCCGGTGGCAGCGTCGAGCAGTACAAGCACCCGGCCCTCTCGCCGAAGATGACCTTCCACGACGAAGTCATCGACCGCTTTGCGGCTCCCCCGGTCGCAGTCGAAACGGCCGGCCGCCAGAGCGTTTGA
- a CDS encoding 3-dehydroquinate synthase has translation MTHTPSESSRQIDVPFHVPFVHRLRFTEDVFGADRAVLADLLEPSGNQHARVQFWLDEHIAEAQPDLKTRIRSFVSAHADRFSMPGNIQVVPGGETVKNDVHIIERMLKCMHAADLDRRSYVVVIGGGAVLDAVGFAAAISHRGIRLVRLPTTTLAQGDSGVGVKNSVNLFQKKNWIGTFAVPWAVVNDQSMLSTLPDRDFRCGFSESVKVSLLKDRGCFEQLCDHAERIRDRDMDAAWPVLQWSAQLHLDHITKGGDPFEALEARPLDFGHWSAHKMEVMSNFELRHGEAVGIGVAVDTVYSSLVHGFPREDARRVLDCLRNLGLTLDHPCLHDTRPLFDGLEEFRQHLGGRLTLTMLEKVGRKIDVHEVDRDRMCDAIERVASFVRGETAVI, from the coding sequence ATGACGCATACTCCTTCTGAATCGTCCCGCCAGATCGACGTCCCGTTCCACGTTCCGTTCGTGCACCGCCTCCGGTTTACCGAAGACGTGTTCGGAGCGGACCGGGCCGTCCTCGCCGATCTGCTCGAACCATCGGGAAACCAGCACGCCCGCGTGCAGTTCTGGCTCGACGAACACATTGCCGAGGCCCAGCCGGATCTCAAGACCCGCATCCGCTCGTTTGTCTCCGCCCACGCCGACCGCTTCTCCATGCCGGGCAACATCCAGGTCGTCCCGGGCGGCGAGACCGTCAAGAACGACGTCCACATCATCGAACGCATGCTCAAATGCATGCACGCGGCCGATCTCGATCGCCGCAGCTACGTGGTCGTCATCGGCGGCGGCGCCGTGCTGGATGCCGTTGGCTTCGCAGCGGCCATCTCGCACCGCGGCATTCGACTGGTCCGCCTTCCCACGACGACGCTCGCTCAGGGGGACTCCGGCGTCGGCGTGAAGAACAGCGTCAACCTGTTCCAGAAGAAGAACTGGATCGGCACCTTTGCGGTCCCGTGGGCTGTGGTGAACGACCAGTCGATGCTCAGCACGCTTCCCGACCGCGACTTCCGGTGCGGATTCTCCGAGTCCGTCAAGGTGTCACTGCTCAAGGACCGGGGCTGCTTCGAACAGCTCTGCGATCACGCCGAACGCATCCGCGACCGCGACATGGATGCCGCCTGGCCGGTCCTGCAGTGGTCAGCCCAACTGCACCTCGATCACATCACAAAGGGAGGCGACCCGTTCGAAGCTCTCGAAGCCCGCCCCCTCGACTTCGGCCACTGGTCGGCCCACAAGATGGAGGTGATGAGCAACTTCGAACTTCGTCACGGCGAAGCGGTCGGCATCGGCGTCGCGGTCGACACCGTCTACTCGTCGCTCGTGCACGGCTTCCCTCGCGAAGACGCCCGCCGCGTCCTCGACTGCCTGCGGAACCTGGGGCTCACGCTCGATCACCCCTGCCTGCACGATACCCGGCCGCTTTTCGACGGGCTTGAAGAGTTCCGCCAGCACCTGGGCGGTCGCCTGACCCTCACGATGCTCGAAAAGGTCGGCCGCAAGATCGATGTCCACGAGGTCGACCGCGACCGCATGTGCGATGCGATCGAACGTGTCGCCAGCTTCGTCCGCGGCGAAACTGCCGTCATCTGA
- a CDS encoding DNA gyrase/topoisomerase IV subunit B, protein MSSAVKSNSRYAADDIEILEGLEAVRRRPSMYIGGVDSRGLHHLIWEVVDNSVDEYLAGECDRINVTLHKDGDSITVEDNGRGIPVDKHRKLKKSALEVILTTLHAGGKFSDKNYARSGGLHGVGSSVVNALSEEMVATVHRDGHEWRQRYKRGKPTTPVKKVRPFRGHGTEIFFRPDDTIFRRVHFNAETIRQHLEDISFIHGGLKIRFVDEMHKETYELHHPDGIIAYLGRIVKDDGKKVVHEQLFTADKDEDKIRVEVALQWTEATDEHVRSYVNGIRTRAGGSHESGLRSGIAKAVKNYMEVHNIRQKGLTITPDDIREGVVCILSVFHPDPMFQGQTKDRLNNPGMNSMVEGLVRPGLEGWMNANPSIADAVVGRIMLAARARQASREAVTEIRRKSPGSRKTNLPGKLIDCRSNNPDESELFIVEGQSAGGTAARGRDSRIQAVLPLKGKILNTESLALSKIVQNQEIKDLIETLGTGIGPNFDAHRLRYGRIILLMDADSDGYHISTLLLTFFFRHMRELLQQGRVYLAQPPLYKIEVGKERHYARDDLAKEEILSSLPANRNVDVQRFKGLGEMDARQLKETTLDPKTRTLLRVDIDSLVDADTTFAQLLGKDASERYRVIMEEAGEADDVDL, encoded by the coding sequence ATGTCATCTGCCGTCAAATCCAACAGCCGCTACGCCGCCGACGATATCGAAATCCTCGAAGGACTCGAGGCGGTTCGTCGTCGCCCGTCGATGTACATTGGCGGCGTCGATTCGCGGGGACTGCATCACCTGATCTGGGAGGTCGTCGACAACTCGGTCGACGAATACCTGGCGGGGGAATGCGACCGCATCAACGTGACGCTGCACAAGGATGGAGACTCGATCACGGTCGAGGACAACGGCCGTGGGATTCCGGTCGACAAACACCGCAAGCTGAAGAAGTCGGCGCTGGAGGTGATCCTCACGACGCTGCACGCGGGGGGCAAATTCTCCGACAAGAACTACGCCCGCAGCGGCGGTCTGCACGGCGTCGGTTCCTCCGTCGTGAATGCGCTGTCCGAGGAGATGGTGGCGACGGTCCATCGAGACGGGCATGAGTGGCGGCAGCGGTACAAGCGGGGAAAACCGACGACGCCGGTCAAGAAGGTCCGTCCGTTCCGTGGTCACGGGACCGAAATCTTCTTCCGGCCGGACGACACGATCTTCCGCCGCGTGCATTTCAATGCCGAGACGATCCGCCAGCACCTGGAAGACATCTCGTTCATTCATGGCGGGCTGAAGATCCGCTTTGTCGACGAGATGCACAAGGAAACGTACGAGCTGCATCATCCGGACGGGATCATTGCCTACCTGGGCCGGATCGTGAAGGACGACGGCAAGAAGGTCGTGCACGAGCAGCTGTTCACCGCCGACAAGGATGAGGACAAGATTCGCGTCGAGGTCGCTCTGCAGTGGACAGAGGCGACCGACGAGCACGTTCGCAGCTATGTGAACGGCATCCGGACTCGTGCCGGCGGTTCGCACGAGAGCGGGCTGCGGAGCGGCATCGCCAAGGCGGTCAAGAACTACATGGAGGTGCACAACATCCGGCAGAAGGGGCTGACGATCACGCCGGACGACATCCGGGAAGGTGTGGTCTGCATCCTGTCGGTGTTTCATCCTGATCCGATGTTCCAGGGACAGACGAAGGACCGGCTGAACAATCCGGGCATGAACTCGATGGTCGAAGGGCTGGTGCGGCCCGGCCTGGAAGGGTGGATGAACGCCAATCCTTCGATCGCCGATGCCGTGGTCGGCCGGATCATGCTGGCCGCCCGGGCCCGTCAGGCCAGCCGGGAGGCTGTCACCGAGATCCGCCGCAAGTCGCCGGGCTCCCGCAAGACGAACCTGCCGGGCAAGCTGATTGACTGCCGCTCGAACAATCCGGACGAATCGGAACTGTTCATCGTGGAAGGCCAGTCGGCCGGTGGTACGGCGGCACGGGGGCGGGATTCACGGATTCAGGCTGTCCTGCCGCTGAAGGGAAAGATCCTGAATACCGAATCGCTGGCTCTCTCGAAGATCGTGCAGAACCAGGAGATCAAGGACCTGATCGAGACGCTGGGAACCGGCATCGGGCCGAACTTCGACGCTCACCGTCTGCGGTACGGGCGGATCATTCTGCTGATGGACGCGGACAGCGACGGTTATCACATCAGCACGCTGCTGCTGACGTTCTTCTTCCGGCACATGCGGGAGCTGCTGCAGCAGGGTCGGGTCTACCTGGCACAGCCGCCGCTGTACAAGATCGAGGTCGGCAAGGAGCGGCACTACGCCCGTGACGATCTGGCGAAGGAGGAGATTCTCTCGTCGCTGCCGGCCAATCGCAACGTGGACGTGCAGCGGTTCAAGGGCCTGGGAGAGATGGACGCCAGGCAGCTGAAAGAGACGACGCTCGATCCGAAGACGCGGACGCTGCTGCGGGTCGACATCGACAGCCTGGTCGATGCCGACACGACGTTCGCCCAACTGCTGGGGAAAGACGCGTCGGAACGGTATCGCGTCATCATGGAAGAAGCAGGCGAAGCAGACGACGTCGATCTGTGA
- a CDS encoding small basic protein, translating to MTMDKSLKRKGRLSRSRNVLKRGERIAQLKYEDRWNDSMGAYGLPKVRVIQVVTGKKKKKKSAEEDDDKK from the coding sequence ATGACAATGGATAAGAGTCTGAAGCGGAAGGGACGTCTGAGTCGTTCGCGGAACGTGCTGAAGCGGGGCGAGCGAATCGCTCAGCTCAAATACGAAGATCGCTGGAACGATTCGATGGGTGCGTACGGACTGCCCAAGGTCCGCGTCATCCAGGTCGTCACCGGCAAGAAGAAGAAGAAGAAGTCCGCCGAAGAAGACGACGACAAGAAGTGA